A portion of the Symphalangus syndactylus isolate Jambi chromosome 13, NHGRI_mSymSyn1-v2.1_pri, whole genome shotgun sequence genome contains these proteins:
- the VPS37B gene encoding vacuolar protein sorting-associated protein 37B isoform X2: MLTQNVQLNKEMTLASNRSLAEGNLLYQPQLDTLKARLTQKYQELQVLFEAYQIKKTKLDRQSCSASLETLLALLQAEGAKIEEDTENMAEKFLDGELPLDSFIDVYQSKRKLAHMRRVKIEKLQEMVLKGQRLPQALAPLPPRLPELAPTAPLPYPAPEASGPTAVAPRRIPPPPPPVPAGRLATPFTAAMSSGQAVPYPGLQCPPLPPRVGLPTQQGFSSQFMSPYPPPLPQRPPPRLPPHQPGFILQ, translated from the exons ACGCAGAATGTTCAGCTTAACAAAGAAATGACACTTGCCAGCAACCGGAGCCTGGCAGAAGGAAACCTTTTGTACCAGCCCCAGCTGGACACGTTGAAAGCACGCTTGACCCAGAAATACCAAGAACTCCAGGTTCTCTTTGAAGCCTATCAGATAAAGAAGACCAAATTAG ACAGACAGTCCTGCAGCGCTTCCTTGGAGACCCTGTTAGCACTTCTGCAGGCAGAAGGGGCCAAGATTGAGGAAGACACTGAG AACATGGCAGAGAAGTTTCTGGATGGAGAACTTCCTCTGGATTCCTTCATTGATGTTTATCAGAGCAAACGGAAACTGGCCCACATGCGACGGGTGAAAATCGAGAAGCTCCAGGAGATGGTGCTTAAGGGGCAGAGACTCCCGCAGGCCCTGGCCCCGCTGCCCCCCAGGCTGCCCGAACTGGCACCTACCGCCCCCCTTCCCTACCCTGCCCCAGAGGCCAGTGGGCCCACCGCCGTTGCACCTCGGCGcatccccccaccaccacccccggtgCCTGCAGGACGCTTAGCCACCCCGTTTACTGCGGCCATGAGCTCGGGACAGGCCGTGCCGTACCCAGGATTACAGTGCCCGCCCCTGCCCCCCCGCGTGGGCCTCCCCACTCAGCAAGGATTCTCTTCGCAGTTCATGTCCCCGTATCCGCCACCTCTCCCCCAGAGACCCCCGCCCCGGCTCCCTCCGCACCAGCCGGGTTTCATCCTCCAGTGA